A portion of the Terriglobia bacterium genome contains these proteins:
- a CDS encoding SDR family NAD(P)-dependent oxidoreductase → MHRSAGKRIIITGGTSGIGAALVREFAQRGAHVGTLARREPELQRLCQELRTRFPRQIFCCQPADVRKEDELEAAMEALTLGLGGLDIVIANSGIGERKSAFSSHQWELARETLSVNVLGAIHTLEIAKNYFLKHQQAGQLVGMSSVAAARGFPRSAAYCTSKAALAMYLEAIRGELAGGGIDVISVHPGFIRTPMTAQVRSMPWLMDAEPAARRIAQAIEMRKKRYIFPAPMRVVYWFLKHVPDRMYDYWCTDRGHGRQKVDVKMPGEGMD, encoded by the coding sequence ATGCACCGATCCGCGGGTAAACGGATCATCATCACGGGAGGGACCTCCGGAATCGGAGCTGCGCTGGTCCGGGAGTTCGCCCAACGCGGTGCGCACGTGGGAACCCTGGCCCGACGGGAGCCGGAGCTTCAAAGGCTTTGCCAAGAACTTCGGACCCGCTTTCCCCGTCAGATCTTCTGCTGCCAGCCGGCGGACGTTCGAAAAGAAGACGAGCTTGAAGCGGCAATGGAAGCACTGACTCTTGGACTCGGCGGCTTGGACATCGTCATTGCCAATAGTGGCATTGGAGAGAGAAAGAGTGCTTTCAGTTCCCACCAATGGGAGCTTGCCCGAGAAACCCTGTCGGTGAATGTCTTGGGTGCAATCCACACATTGGAAATCGCAAAGAATTACTTCTTAAAGCACCAGCAGGCCGGACAGCTGGTGGGCATGAGTTCGGTGGCAGCGGCCCGCGGCTTTCCCCGCAGCGCCGCTTACTGCACTTCGAAGGCCGCCCTGGCCATGTATCTTGAAGCCATTCGAGGAGAGTTGGCCGGCGGCGGCATTGACGTTATTTCTGTTCATCCGGGTTTCATCAGGACGCCAATGACGGCCCAGGTTCGATCCATGCCCTGGTTGATGGATGCCGAACCCGCGGCACGTCGCATTGCTCAGGCCATCGAAATGCGGAAGAAGCGCTACATCTTTCCTGCGCCCATGCGCGTGGTTTACTGGTTTTTGAAACACGTGCCGGATCGGATGTACGACTATTGGTGCACTGACCGCGGGCACGGGAGGCAGAAGGTGGACGTGAAGATGCCGGGTGAGGGGATGGACTGA
- a CDS encoding universal stress protein: MSPFGLRTILCPVDFSDLSALALKYAVDFRKCSGGDLLILFANPFLPPPQLTGPQIDQLAEAWNESKRSTEQYLASFVEKQLGEAPTGIELIVVESPPVNAIVETAGLRTVDLIVMGTHGQGGETRMLLGSVAERVLRESGCPVLTVRLKKEKTKTPAAIRNILVPINFSVVSRMALVSAGRIAECFGATVSVLRAIEPFEEPCNEADEMTRLQAWVPPEIRKKCEIQEFVIKGEGAERIVSFAEEEKIDLIVLGAQHRKFFDSTIVGTTTLRVVRHAPCPVFTLIRK; encoded by the coding sequence ATGTCGCCGTTCGGACTGAGGACAATTCTCTGCCCGGTGGATTTCAGTGATCTATCTGCCCTGGCCTTGAAGTACGCTGTGGATTTCAGGAAGTGTTCAGGAGGCGATCTCTTGATTTTGTTTGCAAATCCCTTTTTGCCTCCCCCGCAACTGACGGGTCCACAGATTGACCAGCTTGCAGAGGCTTGGAACGAATCCAAGCGCTCGACCGAGCAGTACCTGGCTTCCTTTGTTGAAAAGCAACTCGGGGAAGCCCCAACAGGAATCGAGTTGATCGTCGTCGAATCCCCGCCGGTCAACGCCATTGTAGAGACGGCGGGACTGCGTACGGTTGACTTGATCGTTATGGGGACTCATGGGCAGGGAGGTGAGACCCGCATGTTGTTGGGATCGGTGGCGGAACGCGTCTTACGGGAATCGGGCTGTCCGGTGCTCACCGTTCGCCTGAAGAAGGAGAAGACTAAAACTCCGGCGGCCATTCGAAATATCCTTGTACCCATCAATTTTTCAGTGGTATCCAGGATGGCCCTGGTATCGGCAGGACGTATTGCCGAGTGCTTCGGGGCGACGGTGTCGGTCCTGCGGGCCATCGAGCCTTTTGAAGAGCCCTGCAACGAGGCTGATGAAATGACTCGTCTGCAGGCCTGGGTTCCTCCTGAAATCCGCAAGAAATGTGAAATTCAAGAATTTGTGATTAAGGGAGAAGGAGCTGAGAGGATTGTGTCCTTTGCCGAGGAAGAAAAGATCGATCTGATTGTTCTTGGCGCCCAACACCGGAAATTTTTTGATTCCACCATTGTGGGCACGACGACACTCCGGGTGGTGCGGCACGCCCCTTGCCCTGTGTTCACACTCATTCGCAAATGA
- a CDS encoding carboxypeptidase regulatory-like domain-containing protein produces the protein MKLDSTLRSIAVVLCILLSSLSLVAQSPVVPKYGSISGTLIDANSKPVIDAKVEVSQDQFASVFKSLNSNEKGRFTFEMLPAGLYQVRFSKEGFEVLTQDHVEIKPDVVTELDVLMVPKITMTQEITVTEQPTSEVAVGSSPTAGKITEKTIETIPLKVKKIEETLPIIPGVIRTADGKISIKGGQESQSTVLVNQAVSSDPVTGNFVINIPIDAVESVQVFKSPYLSEYGRFTGGVTTVETKPAGPKWDFSFSDFLPSPRIKGGKIVGIADDTPRLSFGGPLLKDRISWAQSFEYDIIKSPVRGLTFPQNEMKTEAFNSYSRFDFTLSNRDILTVSLNVFPETKNFLNLNHFNPQVVTPNFRQRGYSFNATDNFSTKSGGLLTGLVQFTNFDAYIWGQGVQPMALQPQTYSGNYFNIQNRYSDRLETLLVYTLPPKHAWGTHQMKYGGGVTYSRYTGFSRSLPVEVLRLDGTLAESDQFVGTGNLSQSNTEFAAFFQDQWLIHSRFQLDLGLRYNNQTIADAVNLAPRAGFAFSPFKNGKTVLRGGFGLFYDKVPLNATNFQQQQNRVVTFFGPDGLTPLGPPLFFQNVIIDVGPRGRVTEQRENPDFSFTPYNISWNIEFDHNPLPWARVRLNFLKSYSKRLFMVEPSFSSPIDPATVLSNRGQGRYYEFDTVLEFKFRKNDMLTTSFVQSKAQGDLNNFNAFYGNTPIPLLRPNQYSNLPFDTPQRFISWGIFHIPWDMTLSPIFEARRGFPYSVVDEIQNFIGIRNADNTRFPAFFALDLAVSKEFRVWRKYRAKITGKVFNLTDHFNPRDVQNNLASPQFGQFFSDLRRFYGADFEIVW, from the coding sequence ATGAAATTAGATTCCACCCTTCGAAGTATTGCCGTCGTCTTGTGCATCCTGCTCTCTTCGCTTTCCCTCGTGGCCCAATCCCCGGTTGTGCCTAAGTATGGATCCATATCCGGCACCTTGATCGACGCGAACTCCAAACCGGTGATTGACGCCAAGGTGGAAGTCTCGCAAGACCAGTTTGCAAGCGTCTTCAAGTCGCTCAACTCCAACGAAAAAGGGAGATTCACCTTCGAGATGCTTCCCGCTGGGTTATATCAAGTCCGTTTTTCCAAAGAGGGCTTTGAGGTGTTGACCCAGGATCATGTGGAAATAAAACCGGACGTTGTGACCGAACTTGACGTGTTGATGGTCCCGAAAATCACGATGACCCAGGAGATCACGGTCACCGAACAGCCCACCAGTGAAGTGGCGGTGGGATCGAGCCCCACGGCCGGCAAGATTACTGAAAAGACCATTGAAACGATACCCCTGAAGGTCAAGAAGATTGAGGAGACCTTGCCGATCATCCCGGGAGTCATTCGAACCGCGGATGGCAAGATCAGTATCAAGGGCGGACAGGAATCACAGAGCACGGTTTTGGTGAACCAGGCGGTCTCCAGCGATCCAGTGACCGGGAACTTTGTCATTAATATCCCTATCGATGCCGTGGAGTCGGTTCAGGTATTTAAGAGTCCTTACCTCTCGGAATATGGCCGGTTTACCGGCGGAGTGACCACGGTTGAAACCAAACCTGCGGGGCCAAAATGGGATTTTTCTTTTAGTGATTTTCTGCCCAGCCCACGGATCAAGGGAGGGAAGATCGTTGGAATAGCCGACGATACCCCACGGCTTTCGTTTGGGGGGCCTTTGTTGAAGGACCGGATCAGTTGGGCCCAGAGTTTTGAATATGACATCATCAAGTCCCCGGTCCGCGGCCTGACCTTTCCTCAGAATGAAATGAAAACGGAAGCATTCAATTCCTATTCCCGGTTCGACTTCACTCTTTCCAACCGGGATATCCTGACCGTGAGTCTGAATGTCTTCCCGGAAACCAAGAACTTCCTGAACCTGAATCATTTCAATCCCCAGGTGGTCACGCCGAATTTCCGCCAACGCGGTTATTCTTTTAATGCCACAGACAATTTCAGCACCAAGTCGGGCGGGCTGTTGACCGGACTGGTCCAGTTCACCAACTTCGACGCCTACATCTGGGGCCAGGGTGTGCAGCCGATGGCGTTGCAACCTCAGACATACAGCGGGAATTACTTTAACATCCAGAATCGGTACAGTGACCGGCTGGAAACGCTCCTGGTCTATACCCTCCCCCCTAAACATGCCTGGGGGACCCATCAAATGAAGTACGGCGGGGGGGTGACCTACTCACGGTACACCGGTTTTTCCCGCTCCCTGCCCGTCGAAGTCCTTCGCCTCGATGGAACACTCGCGGAGAGTGATCAATTTGTTGGAACCGGGAATCTGAGCCAGTCCAATACGGAGTTTGCGGCCTTCTTCCAGGACCAGTGGCTGATTCATTCGCGCTTCCAGCTTGACCTGGGACTTCGATACAACAACCAGACCATCGCCGATGCGGTCAACCTTGCGCCGCGCGCGGGTTTTGCCTTTTCCCCCTTTAAGAATGGAAAGACGGTCCTGCGCGGGGGCTTCGGGCTCTTCTACGACAAGGTCCCGCTCAATGCAACCAATTTCCAGCAGCAGCAGAATCGAGTGGTGACTTTCTTCGGACCCGATGGCCTGACCCCGCTAGGGCCACCGCTGTTTTTCCAAAACGTCATAATTGACGTGGGGCCACGCGGACGAGTGACGGAACAGCGGGAAAATCCCGATTTCAGTTTCACCCCATACAACATCAGCTGGAATATTGAATTCGATCACAACCCCCTTCCATGGGCGAGGGTTCGGTTGAATTTCCTGAAGAGCTATTCGAAGCGACTGTTTATGGTGGAGCCCAGCTTTTCTTCTCCCATCGATCCTGCCACCGTTCTCAGCAACCGGGGACAGGGCCGGTACTATGAGTTCGATACTGTTTTGGAATTCAAATTCCGCAAGAATGACATGCTCACCACCTCGTTTGTACAGAGCAAAGCCCAAGGGGACTTAAACAATTTCAACGCCTTCTACGGAAATACTCCCATTCCACTCCTTCGCCCAAACCAGTATTCCAATCTTCCGTTTGATACTCCGCAGAGGTTCATTTCCTGGGGAATCTTCCACATTCCGTGGGATATGACCCTCTCCCCAATCTTTGAGGCACGACGCGGATTCCCCTATTCCGTGGTCGATGAAATTCAGAACTTTATCGGCATCCGAAACGCCGATAACACCCGCTTCCCGGCATTCTTTGCCCTGGACCTCGCCGTCTCAAAGGAGTTCAGGGTGTGGAGGAAATACCGGGCAAAGATCACCGGTAAGGTCTTTAATTTGACCGACCATTTCAATCCCCGGGATGTGCAAAACAATCTTGCCTCGCCCCAGTTTGGGCAATTCTTCAGTGACCTCCGCCGTTTCTATGGCGCAGACTTTGAGATTGTATGGTGA
- a CDS encoding DsbA family protein: protein MRDYFRKWALVFGICVIAALLLLTSMALGAPQAQTKPPVKPSTSAGSKGAAAKVAPKLATSGPASGQGTDLVNQRIADHLRSTFNVSPEIELTVVGRSSSKLMGLDTVTVEANDGVNTPHRLEVLVTPDNKFALMPQIFDLSVDPFAQKMKEINLGTSPVKGSRSAGVTIVEYSDFECPMCGQAYHTLEDQVLKQYGDKVKLVYKNYPLPSHPWAQTAAIAGMCAFQQGNDAFWILYRTFFENQSSIKPENVKATALGALTKTKIDLTEFEKCFDNKSSLSRVQADMEEAGALNIQGTPLFIVNGRPVPGAVSFSVFQKVIENALKQRGN, encoded by the coding sequence ATGAGAGATTATTTCAGAAAATGGGCTCTTGTCTTTGGCATTTGTGTGATCGCTGCATTGCTTCTTTTGACGAGCATGGCGTTGGGTGCACCGCAGGCTCAAACCAAGCCGCCGGTCAAGCCTTCCACCTCGGCGGGGTCAAAAGGTGCGGCCGCTAAGGTAGCTCCAAAGCTCGCGACCTCAGGCCCGGCTTCGGGGCAGGGGACCGACCTGGTCAACCAGCGCATTGCGGATCATCTGCGGTCAACCTTCAATGTTTCCCCGGAGATCGAATTGACTGTGGTGGGCAGGAGTTCTTCGAAGCTGATGGGTCTGGACACGGTCACGGTCGAAGCCAACGATGGAGTGAATACTCCCCACCGGCTGGAGGTCCTGGTAACGCCCGACAATAAGTTCGCCCTGATGCCTCAGATATTCGACCTCTCCGTGGATCCGTTTGCACAAAAGATGAAGGAGATTAACCTGGGGACCTCGCCGGTGAAGGGCAGCAGGAGTGCCGGGGTGACCATCGTCGAATACTCCGATTTTGAATGCCCCATGTGCGGCCAGGCCTACCACACCCTCGAGGACCAGGTGCTCAAACAGTATGGGGATAAGGTGAAACTGGTCTACAAGAATTATCCTCTGCCCAGTCATCCTTGGGCTCAGACCGCGGCCATTGCAGGGATGTGCGCTTTTCAGCAGGGAAATGACGCCTTCTGGATCCTCTACCGTACCTTCTTCGAAAACCAGTCATCCATCAAACCGGAGAATGTGAAGGCCACGGCGTTGGGAGCCCTCACCAAAACAAAAATTGATCTGACTGAGTTCGAGAAATGCTTCGACAACAAGTCCAGTCTGTCTCGTGTGCAGGCGGACATGGAGGAGGCGGGCGCCCTCAATATCCAGGGAACTCCGCTGTTCATTGTCAACGGAAGGCCGGTGCCGGGCGCGGTGTCGTTTAGCGTTTTTCAAAAGGTGATCGAGAACGCGCTGAAACAGAGGGGCAATTAG
- a CDS encoding cytochrome C: MLRTTLFLGILCLPGALSWGQDCVECHKKVTPNIVSDWQLSKHSQNAVTCSLCHGSEHRTADDYAKAEIPTLGTCGKCHQDRVLQFAKGKHAVAWAAMKAMPTFHYQPMALIEGKKGCGGCHEIGVKTDAEIRELKAAGNGFGVASCDACHTRHTFSVKEARQPQACQTCHMGFDHPQWEMYSGSKHGVRSLLKQEGALPPTAAAPTCQTCHMQNGDHGVRTAWGFLAVRLPMPEDKKWAADRATLLEALGVLDPEGKPTGRLEVVKGAGVARLTEEDWQKERDKMTTTCHQCHSVNFAKGELAKGDQMIKEADHVMAEAIRVVAGLYKEGLLQKPRSYSFAFPDLLAFHDAPTVVEQKLFVMFMEHRMRTFQGTFHASPDYALWYGWSEMQRDLTEIKEMAEDIRWRAKEAKK; encoded by the coding sequence ATGCTCCGAACCACTCTTTTTTTGGGAATTCTCTGCCTTCCTGGGGCCTTGTCTTGGGGACAAGACTGTGTGGAATGCCACAAGAAGGTAACCCCGAACATCGTTTCGGACTGGCAATTGAGCAAGCATAGCCAGAACGCTGTGACATGTTCCCTCTGCCACGGCAGCGAGCACCGGACAGCCGACGATTACGCAAAGGCTGAAATACCCACCCTCGGAACCTGTGGAAAGTGCCACCAGGATCGGGTTCTCCAGTTCGCTAAAGGAAAGCATGCGGTCGCATGGGCTGCGATGAAGGCGATGCCGACGTTTCACTATCAACCGATGGCATTGATAGAGGGTAAGAAGGGATGTGGGGGGTGTCATGAAATCGGCGTGAAAACCGATGCGGAAATCAGAGAACTGAAGGCAGCGGGCAATGGGTTCGGCGTGGCCTCGTGCGATGCCTGTCACACTCGACATACATTCTCAGTCAAAGAGGCCCGACAGCCACAGGCCTGTCAGACATGCCATATGGGTTTTGACCATCCCCAATGGGAGATGTACTCGGGCTCCAAGCATGGTGTCCGTTCTTTGCTCAAACAGGAGGGAGCGTTGCCTCCGACCGCTGCGGCCCCGACCTGCCAGACCTGCCATATGCAAAATGGCGACCACGGGGTCCGCACGGCCTGGGGGTTTCTCGCCGTCCGGCTGCCGATGCCGGAAGATAAGAAGTGGGCCGCAGACCGGGCAACCCTCCTGGAAGCGCTGGGCGTGCTGGATCCGGAGGGCAAACCTACCGGGCGCTTGGAGGTCGTGAAAGGGGCTGGAGTCGCTCGTCTCACCGAAGAGGACTGGCAAAAGGAACGCGACAAGATGACCACCACCTGCCACCAGTGCCACTCCGTCAATTTTGCGAAAGGAGAACTCGCCAAGGGAGATCAGATGATCAAGGAAGCGGATCATGTCATGGCCGAAGCGATTCGAGTGGTGGCGGGGCTCTATAAAGAGGGCCTGCTTCAAAAGCCCAGGAGCTATTCGTTTGCTTTTCCTGATCTGCTGGCGTTCCACGACGCCCCCACCGTGGTTGAGCAGAAACTTTTCGTCATGTTCATGGAACATCGCATGAGAACCTTTCAGGGAACCTTCCACGCCAGCCCGGATTATGCCCTCTGGTATGGCTGGAGCGAGATGCAACGAGATTTGACGGAGATCAAGGAAATGGCTGAGGACATCCGTTGGCGGGCAAAAGAGGCTAAGAAGTAG
- the holB gene encoding DNA polymerase III subunit delta': protein MNSFEDFRGNETIVRTLRQALESKRFPDSLLFAGSEGVGKRTLALMLAKALNCLEVEGAFCNHCASCTKIDAGTHPDVAVVAVLEEKHFLQIDQLRQARKDVFYQPFEGRYRVIIIDEADRMRDDGANSILKMLEEPPPSTKIILLTARYHSLLPTVRSRCQIFSFAPVPLSMVRQFLADRSDLTTEDRDLCARLAQGSLGRALSLDLESFRSLRSEVMELLQASLMTHSAEGIIEAADVLGKKKEHFEERLDILYLLFQDLFYLIHQAPEEQITNIDLLSSLQKLSKLVPPPSIPDIFFKLDAISSGLRINVNRLIALEDLAFLLTRIPSASSIRSPEREA from the coding sequence ATGAATTCTTTTGAAGATTTCCGGGGCAATGAAACGATCGTGCGAACCCTCCGCCAGGCCTTGGAGAGCAAACGGTTTCCGGACTCCCTGCTTTTTGCGGGCAGTGAAGGGGTCGGCAAACGTACCCTTGCGCTGATGTTGGCCAAGGCTCTCAACTGCCTGGAAGTAGAAGGGGCCTTCTGCAACCACTGCGCCAGCTGTACAAAGATTGATGCGGGCACGCACCCGGACGTGGCGGTGGTCGCGGTGTTGGAAGAAAAGCACTTTCTGCAGATCGATCAACTTCGCCAGGCACGAAAGGACGTCTTTTATCAGCCATTCGAGGGTCGTTACCGGGTGATCATTATCGATGAAGCCGACCGAATGAGGGATGATGGAGCCAACTCGATTCTGAAGATGCTTGAAGAGCCTCCCCCCTCCACAAAGATCATCCTGCTCACCGCCAGGTATCATTCCCTGTTGCCGACGGTCAGGTCGCGATGCCAGATTTTCTCTTTTGCCCCCGTTCCATTGTCCATGGTGCGCCAGTTTCTTGCAGATCGTTCAGACCTCACGACAGAGGACCGCGACCTGTGCGCTCGCCTCGCCCAGGGCAGTCTCGGCAGGGCCCTCAGTCTCGATCTGGAGTCATTCCGCTCCCTGCGATCGGAGGTCATGGAACTCCTCCAAGCCTCCCTCATGACCCATTCCGCCGAGGGCATCATAGAGGCCGCCGACGTTCTGGGGAAAAAGAAGGAGCATTTCGAAGAACGACTGGATATCCTTTATCTTCTGTTCCAGGATTTGTTCTACTTGATTCATCAGGCTCCGGAGGAGCAAATAACCAATATTGACCTCCTCTCGTCCCTCCAAAAGCTTTCGAAATTGGTTCCCCCGCCCTCGATTCCGGACATCTTCTTCAAACTGGATGCGATCAGTTCCGGGCTGAGGATCAACGTCAACCGCCTGATTGCCCTTGAGGATCTTGCCTTTCTGCTCACCCGTATCCCCTCGGCCAGTTCAATTCGCTCCCCCGAGCGGGAGGCTTGA
- a CDS encoding RNA chaperone Hfq, with product MQNKTPMVLVLTEGEVLRGTIEWYDKRCLKLNRPTEPNMLLMKHAIRYMYKENEDKAGDD from the coding sequence ATGCAGAATAAGACTCCCATGGTGTTGGTTCTCACCGAGGGCGAAGTCCTGCGGGGCACCATTGAGTGGTACGACAAGCGCTGTCTCAAGCTGAATCGTCCCACGGAGCCCAATATGCTGCTGATGAAACATGCCATCCGCTACATGTACAAGGAAAACGAAGACAAGGCGGGCGATGACTAA